In Helicobacter mastomyrinus, the sequence AGTTAAAGGAGCTATTTGCTCCATTTGGGGAAGTTTTTTCTGTCAAACTTATTAATGATAGAGAGAGTGGCAAACCCAAGGGATTTGGATTTGTAGAAATGAATGATGAGGACGCACTCAAAGCCATTGACGCGCTGAATGAAAAGGACTTCCGCGGACGCAATCTCCGCGTGAATGAAGCCCGCCCACGACAATAAGCCTTTTGGGCTATTATTACTGCACTGTTGTGGCTATCGCCACCGCGTAGTCTTGTTTTACGTAAAGTCAAATCCACAATTCACACTATCTAATCCCATATACACGAAGTGTTCGAGGATATGCCTCTCGCCTTTCTGCAATGGAAAGGATAAGGGGTGAGTTACATTCCATTAGAAGAGAGGAGAAAGAAACATATCTGCATAAGTGAGAGGGAAACAAAAAGCCTTGCTATCAATAAAAGAGGCAAGTTGTATAGCCCCTCCCCTTGACAGAAGGGGGAAAGTTAAATGCTTCACTCTTTAGAATCCTTACAAAATTTTCCCTATCTACTTATAGTTTCTCCCCGCCTTGCTTGATAATTTATTTGCCCACCCCCTTCCCCAAAAAAATAGGGGGGGGGGATGAAAGATGAATATCTCTCTGCTAAGTAAGAAGGTGGCAGTGTAGTTATTGCACTTATCTATATAGAATCTAGCAGATTCTAGGGAGCAATTCTCCTTGCGGATATTCCACATAGCATTTTCCGCCCCACGCATTTGTTGCAATCACACGTGCTTCTTGTATATGTGCTACCTTACGCGATACCCTACCAATGATACAAGCTTGTTTACCTAAAGTATGAGAGCGCAAAGATTCTAGAATTGCTTTGCTTTTATGCGGTGATACTGCCATTAATAGCACTCCCTCATTAGCGAGATTGAGCGCTTCTAAGCCAAGTATCTCACACACGCCGCGCACTTGCTGCAAAATAGGGATTTTCTCTCCTTGTATATTTATTTCCACACACGCTCCCCTACTCCATTCATTTAGCACCGCTGCTACACCCCCTCGTGTCGCATCGCGCACAGCGTGTATAGCATTACCATATTGATGGGTAGATTCTATAAGCGGATAAAGCTGCGCACAATCGCTCTGTAAGTCATTTTGCAATGCCATCTCATTCCTAGCACAAAAGATTACCGCCCCGTGTGTCCCCACAGGCGCACTAAGGATAATATCATCACCCTCTTGTATATTCCCCACACGCCAATCCACATCCTTTATCTCCCCAATAGCCGTGGTATTGATATAAATCTTATCCGCATTGCCCTTTGGGACGACTTTTGTATCGCCGGTGATGATACGTAATCCCCCTTGAATCGCCTCTCTCTTGATAGAATGCAAAATCTGCTCCAGCTCCTCCATAGTAAAGCCCTCTTCTAATATCAAGCCCAAAGTCAAATATCGCGGTGTCGCCCCTCGCACACTCACATCATTACTTGAGCCGCACACACAGAGTTTGCCAATATCGCCTCCGGGGAAAAAAATAGGGCTTACCACATAGCTATCTGTACTGATAGCATATCCCTTCACACCGCTAAAGACCCCCGCATCCTCTCCATACTCGCACATCACCTCACCTAGAATCTTATGTATCACACCATCAACAAGTGCATTAGATTCCACGCCTCCACTTCCGTGTGAAAGGCTAATATGTGTATTTTTCATTCTTACTCCTTAAGTTAAAACAAATGGCTTAGATTCTTGCAGAATCGCCCAGATTAATTGCCCCTTTTGCCTACTCCAAAAAGCATAATCACACACGATAAACAATCGCTTTTTCGTGCGTGAAATAGCCACATTAAGCGCATAAAGCGCGTGTGCTTGAGTAGAATTTGTCAAATAATAATGCAAACTCACAGGAGAGAAAATCACATTATCAAACTCCTGCCCCTGTGAGCCATGAATGGTAAAAACTCTATCACGTTTGATTTGCTCCACAAGTCGCTGTCTCTGCTTGACAAAGGGCGTGATAACCGCGTATTCCTCATTTGCGATTTTCTCACACAAACGTGCACACATTTGTGCCTCATTTTCACTTATTTGCTTATCTGACTCACTTTTTGCGCCGCTATCGACTACAAAAAGTTCCATTTGCATCTCTGTGCCTCTTAAACCTATATGATAAACATAATTATCAAGCAAACGCGCGAGATTGTCTCCATAGCGATGTGTCTTGCTTAATGTGCTTAGAATCGTGTCTTGCAAGGGCGGCATGGAATAACCTTGCTCGTTCATATTGGCAAGTTGCGCTGGGCTTTCTCCTTTGCAAAAAGCTTCTAGAAAAAGGGCAGAGAGATTCCACACAAATGCATTATTATTCTCTGCTTCTGTAAGTTTATTTGGGGGCATTTCACACACAGGAGAAAGCTGCTTATGGTCGCCAAAAAGCGCTAGGGGTGTATTATCGACACATAAAGCACAGGTTTTAATCAATGAAGCATACGCGCATTCATCTAAAAAAATATGTGAAAAATGCAAATCTAATTTGTCATAACGGGAGATAAAGCCATCGAGCGTTACTCCCACTACAAAGGCATTTTTGAGGCGTATTTTGATATTATCTTGTGTGCTTTCTTGGAAGCTAAATAAATCGAGTTTTTTACGCTTTTGCAAAAGGCTTGGGTCGCAAGTCTGGGGATATTCACTCATATATTGCAATGTAGGCATACCCAAACGCAATATCATATCCCTTGCTAAGCCTAGATTGTCAAATTGCTTAATGAGAGCTTTTAGCACTTGCTCTAGGGCATTATTTGTCGTAGCGACAACGCCCACTCTCTTCCCCTGCTTGATATAATACAAAAGGGCTTCAAAAAGCACAGCTTGTGTTTTTCCTGTGCCCGGCGGTCCCCATACATAGCTTAAAGGTGAGTTTAGCACCTTGGATAAAGCGATATTTTGCTCCTCACTTAAGCGGGGAATATGCGGGGTAGGATTATGCACTATAGAGCTTGGCAAACGCAGCTTCTCGCCATATTTATCAAAAAAATCAGCCACATTTTGCACTAAAAACTTCAAATCACTAAAAAGCTTTAATGGGATCTTCGCCTTTTGCGCCTTTTCTAACATCTTTGCCATCGCTTCACTGACATTAAGAAAAAGTGTCCTTTGCTTCTCATCATAAAAATGCAGCATTACCTCACTCTCCTTTGGAGAATCTGCCTCAGCAATGCTATAAAGCCTATCTCCCACTTGCAAAAGCAACGCCCCGCCTAGCTTCAAATCCATATCACCTACACTATATTTCAACGCAAGTATCAGCTCATCATCTCTACATTCAAACTGCTTGATAGCAATCTCGTTTAAACCTAAATTATTATCACTTAGATATTGGTAATAAATATGTGCTGCTGAGAGAAGAATCTGCTTTAAATCATTCATCGATGTAATGCACCGCCATATTTATAATATGCCGCACAAGCTCCCTCGCTGCTTACCATACAACTTCCTAGAGGATTGCTTGGGGTGCAGGATTTGCCAAAGACTTTGCAATCAAAGGGCTTAGCCACGCCGCGCAAAATATCCCCACAGCGACAAGCCTTATTATCCGGCACATATTCTTTGCTTAAAATATCATCAAATACCACTTCCGCATCCAAATGGCTATATGCACCCCTAAGTTTTAAGGCAGAATGCGCTATCTCCCCTAGCCCACGCCATTCAAAAGATTCTCTTTCTTCAAAATAGTGTTCTATTAGCTCTTGTGCCTTTGTATTACCCTCCATATTCACAACACGCTTGTATTGAATCTCAAGCTCTGCTCTCCCCTCTATACTTTGCTTTACAAGCTGATAAATGCTCTCCATCATATCCACAGGCTCAAAGCCGCTCACCACCACAGGTAAAGCATAATCACGCACAATATCTGCATAAATCTTTGCCCCGCTTATCACGCTTACGTGGGAAGGTGCAATCAAAGCATTGACACGACATTGCTTAGAATCAAAAATTGCGCGTAAAGGCGGGGGGACAAGCACGTGATTAATATGAAAGAGCACATTATTAATATTAGATTCTATAACTCTCTCAAGCAATGCGGCACTCATAGGCGTAGTGGTCTCAAACCCAATGGCAAAAAACACCACACGCTTATGCGAATTATCCTTTGCCACCTCAAGCACCTGCATAGGAGAATACACAAAGCGCACATCAGCCCCCCTCGCCCTTGCATCTGCTAGGCTTCCTTGTGAACCCGGAATCTTTATCATATCTCCCAATGTAAGCAAAATCACATCTTTTTGCATAGCGATTTCATAGGCTTGATTAATGCGATTTTTAGGCATTATACACACAGGGCAGCCCGGTCCGTGGATAAAGTCAATATCCTTATGAAGCAAATCCTGCAACCCATAGCGCATAATCGTATGTGTATGTCCGCCGCACACTTCCATAATATGAAGTGGGGATTTAAGCCTAGAAGAGAGCTTTTCTATCTTTTTAGCATAGGCGAGTATCACATCTTTATCACGGAAATTTTCAATCAAATCTATATTAGAACCTTGCACGCTTTACTCCTATCTGCAGAGATTGCAAAGCATTTTTTGGCAGCAAAAGACTTTTTTTACTGCACCCTAAAAAAAACATTTTTTTACATTCAAAATATGCCCTTGTTATCTCTCTTATAATTTTCACATACCATTTTATCTTGCTCTCTCGCCCATCTATCGTGGTTTCAATAGATAATTCCCTTAAGATAGGTGTAACGCACACAGCAGGGATATGATGTATATAAAACATATCCATATAGTCATCTACTGGGCGATACCATATCCTAGCAGATTCTATAAAAGCTCTTGCAGCTAATGGTGTAAGATAATAGCCCTGTGTCCCTGCAGCGCTATCAAAACTCACATAAAAATCATCAGGCAATGTATAAAAATATGCATTTTCTTTCAAATACATCAATCGCACATACACATATTCACTTGTCGCGATATGCGCTATCTTATTCCAAAAATCCCCTATCATTTCCACATCATCTTCAAGCACTATGATAGGCTCATTCAGTTCTACACACTTTTGCCACAGACTATAATGACTTGCAAAGCACGCCCTCTCTCCATCACTCATTTCTTTCCCGCGAAACAAAATACTTGCAATTTTAGAATACTGCTTAAAGGCAAGATGTTCTCCAGCCTTAGCGTCAATGGCTTCAAAAAAAATAATATTATATTGCTGCTTTTGAGTAGCACTCATCCTTTCAAACTGCTTTTGCATAAGAGCTTTACGCTCTTTAGCACGTTTGAGATTGACAATAAAAATATTCATACATTTGCCTTTATCAAGGCTTCTTCTTCCTCACGTATAGCTTCTAGAATCTGCTCATAAAGCCTCAAGCTCTCTCGCGCACTCTCCTCATCAATCTTACTTATCGCATAGCCGATATGTAAAAGCACCCAATCTCCTATACTTACCTCATCATTGAGTAAATCCAAGCTCACCTCACGTTTGACGCCCAGTGTATCCACCAGTGCCATATTCTGCTCTTTAAGTTCTACAACTTTAGAAGGTATAGCCAAACACATTTTTACTCCTTATTTCTTGCTACGTTTTAAAATTGATGAGTGCTACAATAACCCTGTGTGCGTCGCTCTGCGATAAAATCACGCACTTTTATAACACTCTCACGCTCTTTACTGCTTACCGTAAATAGTGGCACATTCGCCTTTAATTGTGCTAAATCGCTTTTCACGCGCTCTAAGCGAAAATCAAAATACCCCATCATATCCGCCTTACTTACAATCACCGCATCAGCGCACATAAACATCGTAGGATATTTTAACACCTTATCATCGCCTTCAGGGATAGAGAGTAGCACGATATTTAGTCCCGCGCCCAAGTCATAACTCGCCGGACACACAAGATTCCCTACATTTTCGATAAACAAATATTCCATTTGTCGCATATCACATTGCTTTTGCAATGCCTCTAGGGCAGATTCTATCATCGCCGCTTCAAGATGGCACGCCTCGCCTGTGGTGATTTGATACGCACTCACGCCCTTTTCCTCTAAACGCAAAGCATCGCGATTAGTCTGCAAGTCCCCCTCTAGCACACAAAAACGCATATCTGTATAAGTGCTTAAAGATTCTAAAAAAGTCGTTTTTCCACTACCCGGAGAACTCATAAGATTAACCACATACAAGCCAAGTGAGCGATAAATCTCCCTTAGCTCCTGTGCTTTGAGGTCATTTTTAGAGAGAATCTTACTCACTATTTCAATAGATTTTGTATTTAAATTAGGATTGTTATTCAAACGCTCATCGCGATTTAAGGATATTTTTTGCATATTTACTCCATTTTTAAGATTGCAATATCCCAAATACCGCCTGTCCAAGGCTAATACTCGCGTCATTGCAAGGTAATTTTTGATGCATATAAAAAGGAATGTGATGTGTTGTAAATAAATCGTGAATTTTATCACAAAGAAACTTATTTTGAAATACACCGCCACTAAAATACACTTTAAAGGGTATTTTTTGAGTTTTTGCTAAAGTAAGGGCGATCTGAGCGAGTGTCTCTAAAAATCGCCTCGCACCCAAGCAGGGATTTGCCCTATCTGCTATCACGCTCTTAATCGCAGAATCGAGGCTAATTACATCATTTTCTATTACAAATTCATAGGGCACAACATTGCTTGAGCTATCCCTATATGCATAAGATTCTAGCAATGCCCCGCTCTGCCCCTCATAACTTTGAATCTGCACAATCCCTAGGATATAAGCCACTGCATCTATAATCCTCCCTACGGAGCTCGTGAGCGGATACATAGCCCTTTCATACCCATAGGCTAAAAGCTCTATCTCTTGAGACGTGAAATGCACTATCTCTGCAATATTTTCTATGTCATAATGCCACATTAGGCTTAGGGCGAGTTTGCCAATATCCTTTATGCTGCTCTCTCCGCCCAAAAGCACAAATTCATCAAAATGATAGATTCGCTCCATTGTATGAGAATCCCCACAGCCATTAGGTTGATACAAGAAGCATTCCCCACCCCAAATATGTCTATCCTCACCCAATCCCGTGCCATCCCATATAATGCCAATGCCCGCCTCCTCTAAAGCATTAGATTCAGCAAGAAGGGCATAAAAATGCGCCTTATGATGAGAGAGGGCATATTTCTTAACATCTCTACCATTACCATAAGCTAGAGCCTTTTGTGTGGAGGGGTATTGTGGGTGTAAATCATACACGAGTGCGCCAATATCCTGCTTATGGAGTGTGCTAAAAAATGTAAAATCCTTCTCGTATCGCTTTATAGAATCTACGCTTTGTAAATCCCCTATATATGGGCTTATTAGCACTTGATTGCTATCAACAAAGCTTAGAGTAGATTTTTGCCCTGCTCCCATACCTACAATCAGCCCATCTGCTTGAAATCTTAATGGCAAAGAGAGATTGCAAGGTGCATAGCCCCTGCCTAAGCGCAAAGGGCGCATATCCCCTGCCATTAGCCGCATAATGCTATCATCAGCCCCGTGCAGAATCTCCCTATCATAGTCTAACACCATATCAATAAGGGCATTTGCGCCACAAAATGTTTCTAGCAATGTATCAATATCCGTGATAATGGGCAAGGAGGCGAGATTCGCGCTTGTGAAAATAAGCGGCGTGTGGATATATCTAAAAAGCAAGTGCATAATGCCATTATAAGGCAAAATCGCGCCCAAAGTGCTAACATCAGGGGCGATAAGCGAGAGAGCTTCCTCACTTAGAATCCCGCCCTTTTGAAAATGCCTCCGTAAAAGCACAATAGGAGCTTGTGGAGAAAGCAGAGCCTCCCTCTCAAGTGGAGAGATAGCACTTAGGCTCTCTATTTGTGCTAAATCCTTAAACATCAGGGCAAAGGGCTTTTTAGGGCGATTTTTGCGCGTGCGTAAGGTGGCAATTGTCTCTACATTGCTCGCATTTGCTATGAGGTTAAACCCCCCTACGCCCTTTATAGCGAGAATCTTACCCACCTCAATAGCCTGTGCAACTTGCCTTATAAGCTTTATATCATCTCTAGCGTCCTTATATGTGTGAATCTTGCCATTTTTATCAATCAAGCGCATTCTAATCGCGCACATATTACACGAAATAGGCTGCGCGTGGAATCTACGATTAAACGCATTGCTATATTCACTGCTGCATTCCTCACACATAGGGAAATCGCACATAGAAGTGTGGATTCTATCATAAGGCAGGGCGTTTAGAATCGTATATCGCGCTCCGCAATGGGTGCAAGTGGTAAAAGCATAGTTCTTAAATCGCCCATTGGAACGCATATCAGCTAAACATTTCTCACACGGGCGCGTATCAAGTGGCAAAGAGCAAGGTGCATTTGATGGCATATTTTGAGAATCTCTAATTTCAAAGCCATTATGCGAGAAAGGAGAGAATGTTAAAACATCGTTAATACGATAATGCGTAATATGCGCATTTTGTGGAGGCTGGTCTAAAAGTGAGGTAAGAAAATCATCTAAAATATGCCTATGGCTTGTCTCTATATAAATAAAAAGCCTATCATAGCGGTTTTGCACATAGCCCTTAAGATTCATACTTTGGGCTAAGCGATAGACAAAAGGACGAAACCCAACGCCCTGTATCACGCCAAAAAGTTCTATGGTATATGCTTGAGATTTCATTTTATAAGTATAGCAAATAAAATATATATTCTTTTAATAGTAATATTTTTGTGCTAGAATAGAGATTCTATGTATGCCTTTGATTGAGCTAAAATCCTCGCATTTGCACGGAGAGCCAACCTTAAAAAGCGGTGTATAGGATAGAATAGAGAATCTCTACCTTAAAAACTCACTTGATGAATAAGACAACGTCTTATTCATAAGCTTTAGCTACATACAACACGCAGTGTTTTTCCACACTTGCAAACAGCGTGGTAATATAAAATAGGCATTTTAGAGTTTTAAATACTTACTAAGGATTTTTATGCAAGATTCCACACATAAGCAATCTGTTATCTCCATAGCACTCCTTAATCAACACATTAATATAGATAGGCTTAGAGCCCTGGTTCGTGCGTTAAAAGCACATTTTACATATTTTGAGATACTGCTTATAAATCCCATAGGGGCAAAAAGTTATGCCCCCCCCCCCCGCTAGAAAAGAGACATCTCAAGACATATCTCACACATCTGTGCTGCAAAACACTTTTGTAGATACCCCTTGCTTTAGCTCATCGCAAGATTATTTAACTTATATCACCTCCTCTATTCCCAATATTAGAATCTTAGAGATTTCCACACCCGCTGGAGATTATAAGCATATCGGTACAATCAAATATGAAATCTTTTTACAGCATTGCATTGGGGATTATCTGCTTTTTATGGATTTAGCCACAGATTCTATTCAAGATGCGCTCAATATGCTTCATATATGCAAAGAATATGATTTAGTCATTGGCATTGCTCGCTCTAAGCCACGTAGTCTTATGCAAAAAATAGGTGCAAAAATCTTTTATAACACATTGCATATCCTTACCCATAGCGGGAAAAAAGAGCACTACAGCGAGTTTTGCGCTCTCTCACGCAAGTGCATTCACTCTCTTTTGCATACACAAGATGATATTAAACTCCTTAAAATCACACATTTTGACAAAGCCCTTAAAATGTATCAATATCCCTACACGCCTATGTATATCCCGCATAGAAATTTTGTAGAATCTCTAAATATTGGGCTTGATATTATCATAGGGCAATCTTACAAACTCCTCCGATTTGGCACTTGCCTCTGTCTCCTCTTTGCTCTTGTCAATATCATATACGCACTCTATATCCTTGCCTCATATATCTTTATGCCACATATTTCACAAGGCTGGACTTCTACATCGCTGTATTTAGTGAGTATGAATATCGGCTTATTCCTTATGCTTTCCATCATAGGAGAATACATACGCATCATACTTTTGCGTTTAAAAGGCAGCGCGCCCTATGAAATCATCAATGAGCAAAGCTCGGTAGTGATTGATTTTAAAGATAATAATATCCAAAGGAATCCCCTATGAATCACACTCTTAATATCATAATCCCCGTGCTCAATGAGGAAAAACGTCTACAAAAGGGCATAGAAGAAACTCTGCGCTTTTTACAAACGCACAAGATTCCACATATTCTTAGCATTGTCGATAATGGCTCAAGCGATAGTACTCCTATTTTGGCACAATCTTTATGTAAGAGATTTAATAGCCCTGCTTTAGATTCACAAATAAGCTCAAGGCTTGAATATATCCGCTTAGAGCAAAAAGGCGTAGGTCTAAGCTTACGCGCTGCTATCAAGCATAATGCAACAAGAAGCAATCCTTGTGCCTTCATAGGCTATATGGATATTGATTTATCCACAGATTTGCAACATTTATGCGAAGTATATGAGCGTTTATGCAATGGCGCAAATATCGTAGTAGGATCGAGACTCTTACAAGATTCTCAAGTATCTGGTAGAAGCAAGAAGCGCGAGATACTCTCACGTATGCTTAATGTCTTGCTACAATGCGTATTAAAGACTACATTTAGCGATGCGATGTGCGGGTTTAAATTCTACCAAGCCTCTATCGCTCAGCATTTAGTAGCACATTGCAATGAAGATACAAGCTGGTTTTATTGCGCTCAAATACTTATAATCGCGGAGCAACAAGGCATTAAAATAGAGGAAATCCCTGTAAAATGGGACGATGAACCCACACATTCAAAAGTAAAGATTCTAAGCCTCTCACGCATTTATTTATATCAAATATGGCAATTATGGCTTAAGCGATATAGGGATAAGAGGGGATAATATGCGCAAAAAGGCTGTTTTAATCGGGAAAGGATATTGGGGGAGCATTCTTCAAAACTATATTTACAAAGATTATCAACTTATTGCTATTTTTGGGAAGGATTATAGAGAAAATGATTTAATACAAGCCCTGCAAGAAGCCGATGTAGCCTTTATTGCTACGCCGCTTAAAGCGCATTTTTCACTTTGCAAAATTGCATTAGAATGTGATTGCGATGTCTTTGTAGAAAAGCCCACTACGCCTACATTATCAGTATTTGAATCACTCCTATCCATCGCTCAACACACTAAGCATATCATTTTTACAGACTATATTTATACCTTTTCGCGTTCTATACGATATGCCTTAG encodes:
- a CDS encoding RNA recognition motif domain-containing protein; its protein translation is MKTLYVGNLVYAVTRDELKELFAPFGEVFSVKLINDRESGKPKGFGFVEMNDEDALKAIDALNEKDFRGRNLRVNEARPRQ
- the hypE gene encoding hydrogenase expression/formation protein HypE, whose protein sequence is MKNTHISLSHGSGGVESNALVDGVIHKILGEVMCEYGEDAGVFSGVKGYAISTDSYVVSPIFFPGGDIGKLCVCGSSNDVSVRGATPRYLTLGLILEEGFTMEELEQILHSIKREAIQGGLRIITGDTKVVPKGNADKIYINTTAIGEIKDVDWRVGNIQEGDDIILSAPVGTHGAVIFCARNEMALQNDLQSDCAQLYPLIESTHQYGNAIHAVRDATRGGVAAVLNEWSRGACVEINIQGEKIPILQQVRGVCEILGLEALNLANEGVLLMAVSPHKSKAILESLRSHTLGKQACIIGRVSRKVAHIQEARVIATNAWGGKCYVEYPQGELLPRIC
- a CDS encoding AAA domain-containing protein — translated: MNDLKQILLSAAHIYYQYLSDNNLGLNEIAIKQFECRDDELILALKYSVGDMDLKLGGALLLQVGDRLYSIAEADSPKESEVMLHFYDEKQRTLFLNVSEAMAKMLEKAQKAKIPLKLFSDLKFLVQNVADFFDKYGEKLRLPSSIVHNPTPHIPRLSEEQNIALSKVLNSPLSYVWGPPGTGKTQAVLFEALLYYIKQGKRVGVVATTNNALEQVLKALIKQFDNLGLARDMILRLGMPTLQYMSEYPQTCDPSLLQKRKKLDLFSFQESTQDNIKIRLKNAFVVGVTLDGFISRYDKLDLHFSHIFLDECAYASLIKTCALCVDNTPLALFGDHKQLSPVCEMPPNKLTEAENNNAFVWNLSALFLEAFCKGESPAQLANMNEQGYSMPPLQDTILSTLSKTHRYGDNLARLLDNYVYHIGLRGTEMQMELFVVDSGAKSESDKQISENEAQMCARLCEKIANEEYAVITPFVKQRQRLVEQIKRDRVFTIHGSQGQEFDNVIFSPVSLHYYLTNSTQAHALYALNVAISRTKKRLFIVCDYAFWSRQKGQLIWAILQESKPFVLT
- the hypD gene encoding hydrogenase formation protein HypD — encoded protein: MQGSNIDLIENFRDKDVILAYAKKIEKLSSRLKSPLHIMEVCGGHTHTIMRYGLQDLLHKDIDFIHGPGCPVCIMPKNRINQAYEIAMQKDVILLTLGDMIKIPGSQGSLADARARGADVRFVYSPMQVLEVAKDNSHKRVVFFAIGFETTTPMSAALLERVIESNINNVLFHINHVLVPPPLRAIFDSKQCRVNALIAPSHVSVISGAKIYADIVRDYALPVVVSGFEPVDMMESIYQLVKQSIEGRAELEIQYKRVVNMEGNTKAQELIEHYFEERESFEWRGLGEIAHSALKLRGAYSHLDAEVVFDDILSKEYVPDNKACRCGDILRGVAKPFDCKVFGKSCTPSNPLGSCMVSSEGACAAYYKYGGALHR
- a CDS encoding glycosyltransferase family 25 protein, whose product is MNIFIVNLKRAKERKALMQKQFERMSATQKQQYNIIFFEAIDAKAGEHLAFKQYSKIASILFRGKEMSDGERACFASHYSLWQKCVELNEPIIVLEDDVEMIGDFWNKIAHIATSEYVYVRLMYLKENAYFYTLPDDFYVSFDSAAGTQGYYLTPLAARAFIESARIWYRPVDDYMDMFYIHHIPAVCVTPILRELSIETTIDGRESKIKWYVKIIREITRAYFECKKMFFLGCSKKSLLLPKNALQSLQIGVKRARF
- a CDS encoding HypC/HybG/HupF family hydrogenase formation chaperone — encoded protein: MCLAIPSKVVELKEQNMALVDTLGVKREVSLDLLNDEVSIGDWVLLHIGYAISKIDEESARESLRLYEQILEAIREEEEALIKANV
- the hypB gene encoding hydrogenase nickel incorporation protein HypB — translated: MSLNRDERLNNNPNLNTKSIEIVSKILSKNDLKAQELREIYRSLGLYVVNLMSSPGSGKTTFLESLSTYTDMRFCVLEGDLQTNRDALRLEEKGVSAYQITTGEACHLEAAMIESALEALQKQCDMRQMEYLFIENVGNLVCPASYDLGAGLNIVLLSIPEGDDKVLKYPTMFMCADAVIVSKADMMGYFDFRLERVKSDLAQLKANVPLFTVSSKERESVIKVRDFIAERRTQGYCSTHQF
- the hypF gene encoding carbamoyltransferase HypF yields the protein MKSQAYTIELFGVIQGVGFRPFVYRLAQSMNLKGYVQNRYDRLFIYIETSHRHILDDFLTSLLDQPPQNAHITHYRINDVLTFSPFSHNGFEIRDSQNMPSNAPCSLPLDTRPCEKCLADMRSNGRFKNYAFTTCTHCGARYTILNALPYDRIHTSMCDFPMCEECSSEYSNAFNRRFHAQPISCNMCAIRMRLIDKNGKIHTYKDARDDIKLIRQVAQAIEVGKILAIKGVGGFNLIANASNVETIATLRTRKNRPKKPFALMFKDLAQIESLSAISPLEREALLSPQAPIVLLRRHFQKGGILSEEALSLIAPDVSTLGAILPYNGIMHLLFRYIHTPLIFTSANLASLPIITDIDTLLETFCGANALIDMVLDYDREILHGADDSIMRLMAGDMRPLRLGRGYAPCNLSLPLRFQADGLIVGMGAGQKSTLSFVDSNQVLISPYIGDLQSVDSIKRYEKDFTFFSTLHKQDIGALVYDLHPQYPSTQKALAYGNGRDVKKYALSHHKAHFYALLAESNALEEAGIGIIWDGTGLGEDRHIWGGECFLYQPNGCGDSHTMERIYHFDEFVLLGGESSIKDIGKLALSLMWHYDIENIAEIVHFTSQEIELLAYGYERAMYPLTSSVGRIIDAVAYILGIVQIQSYEGQSGALLESYAYRDSSSNVVPYEFVIENDVISLDSAIKSVIADRANPCLGARRFLETLAQIALTLAKTQKIPFKVYFSGGVFQNKFLCDKIHDLFTTHHIPFYMHQKLPCNDASISLGQAVFGILQS
- a CDS encoding glycosyltransferase — protein: MNHTLNIIIPVLNEEKRLQKGIEETLRFLQTHKIPHILSIVDNGSSDSTPILAQSLCKRFNSPALDSQISSRLEYIRLEQKGVGLSLRAAIKHNATRSNPCAFIGYMDIDLSTDLQHLCEVYERLCNGANIVVGSRLLQDSQVSGRSKKREILSRMLNVLLQCVLKTTFSDAMCGFKFYQASIAQHLVAHCNEDTSWFYCAQILIIAEQQGIKIEEIPVKWDDEPTHSKVKILSLSRIYLYQIWQLWLKRYRDKRG